A section of the Streptomyces xinghaiensis S187 genome encodes:
- a CDS encoding DsrE family protein, whose amino-acid sequence MAKKLVIKVTAGADAPERCSQAFTVAAVAVASGVEVSLWLTGESAWFALPGKAAEFELPHAAPLPDLLDALLAGGRVTLCTQCAVRRGIEEKDTLEGVRIAGAQVFVSEAMADDTQALVY is encoded by the coding sequence ATGGCGAAGAAGCTCGTGATCAAGGTGACGGCCGGGGCGGACGCGCCCGAGCGGTGCTCGCAGGCGTTCACGGTGGCCGCGGTCGCCGTGGCCAGCGGGGTGGAGGTCTCCCTCTGGCTGACCGGGGAGTCGGCCTGGTTCGCGCTGCCGGGGAAGGCGGCCGAGTTCGAACTGCCGCACGCCGCTCCGCTGCCGGACCTGCTCGACGCGCTGCTCGCGGGCGGCCGGGTCACGCTGTGCACCCAGTGCGCGGTCCGCCGCGGCATCGAGGAGAAGGACACCCTGGAGGGCGTGCGGATCGCGGGCGCACAGGTGTTCGTCAGCGAGGCCATGGCGGACGACACTCAGGCGCTCGTCTACTGA